TGATCGCCGCGGCGGCGTCGTGGCTGCGCGGCGGCAAGTACGTGCACGGCGTCGAGGAGGAGAAGTCCGTGCCGGCGGTCGCGTCGGTCGAGGGCGAGATGATGCTCGCCGACGGCGACTAGAACTGCGCGAAGGAGCGTCCGTATCATGGGGGTGTGGAAGACGACACGCCCTTGCGGTTGTCCGATCCGGAGTTCGCGCGCGCGGTCGCGGCGCTGCGCGCGGCGGATCGCGTCTGCGTGGCCACCCACGAGAACCCCGACGGCGACGCGATCGGCTCGCTCGTCGCCGCCGCGGCCGGCCTGCGCTCCCTCGACAAGACCGTGCGGACGTACCTCGAGCCGGGCTCGACGATCCCGAGCGAGCTGCGGCTGCTCGACGTGACCGGCCTCGAGCGGCGGCTCGATCCCGAGTCGCTGGCCGGCTGGACGCTGCTCACGCTCGACTGCGCGACCGTGCGCCGGCTGGGATACGGCCACCGGACGGTGATCGCCGCCGCCGACACGGTCGTCTCGATCGACCACCACTACGACAACACCCGCTTCGCCGACGTGAACCTGATCGACGGCGGCGCGTCCTCGACCGCCGAGATCCTGCTCGACGTGCTCGAGGCCCTCGGCGTCGCGCTTACCGCCGAGATCGCCCAGGCGCTCTACGTCGCCCTCGTCACCGACACCGGCCGCTTCCAGCAGCGGACGACCGGCCCGAGCGCGCTGCGCATGGCCGCCCGGCTGGTCGACGCCGGGGTCGACATCCAGCGCGTCTACGAGCGCGTCTTCGAGACGATGCCGCTGCGCAAGCTGCGCCTGCTCGGCGTCGTCATCGACAACCTCATGCTCTACGAGAGCGGGCGGATCGCGATCTCGCACGTCGAGCGCGGCGACTTCGCGCGGCTTGGTGCCACCGAGTCGGACACCGAGGGCCTCGTCGACCACCTCCGCGCCGTGAGCGGCGTCGAGGTGGCGGCGCTCATCCGCGAGCCGCCGCTCGCCGCCGACGGCCACGCGCCGCCCAACCGCGTCTCGCTCCGCTCGAGGGGCGGGCTCGACGTCTCCGCCATCGCCCGCAAGACCGGCGGCGGCGGCCACAAGCAGGCGGCGGGCTTCTCGCACGGCGGCGCCATCCCCGCGATCCACGCGTTCATCGCCGCCGAGGCGGTGGCGCAGCTCGGCCTGGTCGGCTCCGCGGCCTAGCCGGAGCTAGCCGCAGTCGCTGCGCGGCCGACTCGCGTCGGCGAGCAGCGCGTCGATCACCGAGGGGTTGCTCGGCAGCGAGAAGTGGTCGACGCCGGGGTGGTTCGTGAGCCGGTAGCGGAAGCAGGACATGTGCCGCCACACCAGCGTGGCCAGGTTCGTTGTCTGCTCCTGGTTCACGTCGCCGTTGCGCAGGAAGAACGTGGCGGTGTTCGGGTCGAGCACCTGGCCGACGTGCAGGTTCGGGAGCACGGCGCCGACCACGGTGGGGATGCCCGAGCCCTTCTGGGCGTGCACGTCGACGTCCGGGAAGTGGGCCGGGTCGGAGAACTTCACGAAGCCGATGTAGTGGCGGGCGACCGGGATCAGCCAGCGCAGGTGGGCGTCGCGCAGCAGCCGCGGCCAGTCGGCCGGCGTGTAGCTGCGCCCCGTCGCGGCGTCCTTCACGACCACCTCGCTGCGGCCGAAGATCTTCGGGTCGGCCGCGCTCATCCACGACGACGGCGCCGTCAGGTACATGTCGGCGCTGGTGCGCGCCTGGGCCGGCGTCGTCGGGTACGTGAAGTCCTCGATGTTGAGGCCGGTGAAGAGGATCGAGTAGAGCGATCCCTGGCCGGGCAGGTTGCCGGCGATCGGGCTGAACCCGTGGATATAGCGGTGCCGCCAGGCGTGCGAGGTGTGCGTCAGCAGGTACTGCGCGTAGAGCGGGCCGTTGGAGTGGCCGATCAGCTGCACCGGCCGGTCGCCGTTCTCGCGCGAGGTTTGCTCGATGAGGCGCTTCGTCCGCCGCAGGAACCCGCCCATGTCGGGGGTGAGCCGGGCGTCGTAGCCGGCCACGCGGATGCTGCGGCCGGCGACGTAGCCGGCATTCTCGAGCGCCTGGTAGAGCGGCCCGTAGAAGGGCGCGCTGGCCGGCCTGCCGTAGTCGATGATGCGCACCGAGACGCCGCGCTGGTTCGAGAAGCGCAGACGTATGGGCTTGTGCGAGTGGCGGGCGTAGCGCAGCGTCAGGAGCTCGTCGCGGCACTCCTGGCTGAACGTCGTCCCCTGGTGCGGGTCCAGGAACCAGTCCTGGAACGAGCCGGACCGCGGGCAGCCCGGGAACGCGGTCTGGTTGCGCACCGTGACCTCGAGCTTCGTGAAGTGGAACGCCGGGAAGAGCACGACCGGCGTGAGGCCGCGATGGCTCGACGCGGCAGACCCGCCTGCGGCCGGCGACAGCACCAGCGCCGCGGCCCCGACTGCGAGGAGTCCGAGCGTTCTCCGCACGCCCGCGATGCTATCAGGCCGACAGGTTCCCGTCAGCGCCGCCAGAGCGGCACGAACGCGGCCAGCGCGACGACCTGGACGACGACCACGAACGTCTCGGCCGATCCGACCGAGTGCGAGTAGAGCGCCGCGATCACCGCGGCGCCCGCGAGCCACGCCAGGCCGTAGATCGCCGTGAACGTGCCGTATCCGGCGCCGCGCCGGGCCGCCGGGACGAGGTCGGCGACCGCGGCCCGCATCGTCGACTCGTGGATGCCCATGGCGACGCCCCAGACGACGGCGCCGATCCAGACGAGGACGGGAGTGGTCGAGAACGAGAGGAACGGAACGACCGCGCCGAGCGCGGGCAGGACGACCATCCCGCGCAGCCCGACGCGGTCGTAGACGAGCCCGGCGGCGAGCGCCCCGAGCGCCGCCGCGCCCATCGCCGCCGCGTAGGCGACCGGGATCAACGGCGCCGAGAGCACGTGCTGCACCTGGAGGTGGTAGGCGAGCACGGCGAAGGTGGCAAAGCCGGTCATCGTCAGCGCCGTGAACGTGGAGTAGAGCCAGAACCGGGCCGGGAAGTGCCCGCCGACGCTCATCGTCTTGCTCGGCGCGGGGGCGCCGTGCTCGTACGCCGAAGGGTGCGGCACCGCCCGGCGCAGCCGCAGGACGGCGACCATCGCCAGCACGCCCGGGACGGCCAGCACCGCGAACCCGAGCCGGTAGCCGCTGATCGCGACCATCAGCGCCACGAGCAGCGGCCCGACCAGCGCGCCGGACTGGTCCATCGCCTCGTGGATCGCGAACGCGCGGCCGCGCCCCATCTCGACGCTCGCCTGGGCCAGCATCGTGTCGCGCGCAGGTGAGCGCACCGCCTTGCCGAAGCGCTCGCTGACGACGAGGAACGAGGCCGGCGCCACCGCCTGGGCCACGGCCAGGAACGGCACCGAGACCATCGTGATCCCGTAGCCGACGATCGCAAGCGCCCAGTGGCGGCCGGTGCGGTCGGA
This is a stretch of genomic DNA from Gaiellales bacterium. It encodes these proteins:
- a CDS encoding bifunctional oligoribonuclease/PAP phosphatase NrnA, encoding MEDDTPLRLSDPEFARAVAALRAADRVCVATHENPDGDAIGSLVAAAAGLRSLDKTVRTYLEPGSTIPSELRLLDVTGLERRLDPESLAGWTLLTLDCATVRRLGYGHRTVIAAADTVVSIDHHYDNTRFADVNLIDGGASSTAEILLDVLEALGVALTAEIAQALYVALVTDTGRFQQRTTGPSALRMAARLVDAGVDIQRVYERVFETMPLRKLRLLGVVIDNLMLYESGRIAISHVERGDFARLGATESDTEGLVDHLRAVSGVEVAALIREPPLAADGHAPPNRVSLRSRGGLDVSAIARKTGGGGHKQAAGFSHGGAIPAIHAFIAAEAVAQLGLVGSAA
- a CDS encoding MFS transporter, encoding MSAAAGGGHVAKPNRLTPYRFVLAFGVVSMLGDFVYEGGRSIVGPYLATLGASATLVGIVTGAGEAVALVLRLWTGPASDRTGRHWALAIVGYGITMVSVPFLAVAQAVAPASFLVVSERFGKAVRSPARDTMLAQASVEMGRGRAFAIHEAMDQSGALVGPLLVALMVAISGYRLGFAVLAVPGVLAMVAVLRLRRAVPHPSAYEHGAPAPSKTMSVGGHFPARFWLYSTFTALTMTGFATFAVLAYHLQVQHVLSAPLIPVAYAAAMGAAALGALAAGLVYDRVGLRGMVVLPALGAVVPFLSFSTTPVLVWIGAVVWGVAMGIHESTMRAAVADLVPAARRGAGYGTFTAIYGLAWLAGAAVIAALYSHSVGSAETFVVVVQVVALAAFVPLWRR